From the genome of Streptomyces sp. NBC_01304:
TGATCCCGCAGGTGCTCAGCCTGATCCAGCGCAACTTCGTGGGCGAGGCCCGGGTCCGGGCGCTCGGCGCCTACTCCGCCGTGCTCGCCACGGGGGCCGCGGCGGGGCAGGTCGCGGGCGGCGTCCTGGTCAACGCCGATCTGTTCGGCACCAGTTGGCGCCCGGTGTTCCTGGTGAACGTGCCGATAGGCATCGCCCTGCTCGTCGTCGGCGCGCGCGTACTGCCCAAGGACCGCCTGGACGAGCCGGAACGCGCGCGTGGGCTCGATCTGCCGGGCCTGGTGCTCCTCGGTGGCGCGGTGTCGCTGCTCACGGTGCCGCTGGTGCTCGGGCAGGAGCAGGACTGGCCGCTCTGGTCCTGGCTGTCGCTGGCCTCAAGTGCCGTGTTGTTCACGGCGTTCGTGGCGTACGAGGCCAGGCTGGCGGCGCGGGGCGGTGCGCCGCTGATCGCACCGCGTGTGCTGCGGATTCCCGGCATGGGCCGGGCGATCGTGCGCATTCTGCTCGTGATGGGCGTGAACGCGGGCTTCCTGTTCACGCTGACCCTGCACTTCCAGGGCGGCCTCGGGCACAGCGCGCTGCGCGCGGGCCTGACCTTCGCACCGACCGCCGCGGTGTTCGGCGCGATCGGGCTGACCTGGCGACGCTGGCCCCGGCGCGTCCAAGGGGCGCTCATTCCCGCCGGGTTCGCGCTGGCCGCCGTGTCGGTGGCGGCGGTGGGGCTGGTGCTCCGCGACGGCGGCGACGGCGGATTCTGGCTCTATGTGGCCTTTGCGGGCGTCGGCGCTGGTCTGGCGCTCGGCTTCAGCCCCACGCTCACCGGCGCGCTCGCGACCGTACGGCAGGAGGACGCGGCGGACGCCAGCGGACTACTCGCCACGGTCACCCAGCTCGGGCAGCTGATCGGGGTCGCCACCTTCGGCACGCTGTTCCTCAACCGCCTTGAGAGCGCGGGTGCGCTCGCAGGGGCGCAAGGGTCTGCCGATGCGCTCCTCGTGTGCGCTTATGCGCTGGCCGCGGCGGCCGCTGTGGGCGCCGTGTCCGGACTGGTACGCGCGCGTCGCTGACCCATTTGCATGACCGTGGCAGAATCGAGCGGGCCGGAAGGGGGTCCCAACACCGGCGATGAGCGCCGACGGGAGGGAGACGCCTGATGCCTGCGAGCATCCTCGAGGAGGTCAACGACCTGCTCGACGTGGCCGAGGCACAGGGCTACGACTGGCTGCCGGAATACGCGCTCCGCTTCACCTGCCCCCCGAACGAGGCCCCTTTCGGCCCCGCTGCCCTGAATTGCCCGTCCTGCGGTTCCGCCCACGTCGCCCAGGTACTCGGCGACAACGGCGGAATCTCCTATGTGTGCACGGCCTGTGGCCACAGCTGGAGCTGATCGATGGGTGCACACAGGCGGAAATGCGACTGGTGCGGCAGTGGTACGCCGATCGTCCGCGACATGGAACCAGTCAACTCCGAGTACCAGTACTGGTGCGAGGAGTGCGCGCGGGCGCTGATCATAAAGGGCGACCCGATCGAGACGTACCGCGAACTCGAGGGCGAGCCGATCTATGGCCGGCTGCTCGACGAGCACTGCACGCTCAAGCGCTTCTACTCCTTCGCGACGGCCTGAGTTCCGGCCTGAGCCTCGGCCTGAGTTCCGCTCTGGGCCTCGGTGCTCGCCGCCTCCGTCGTACGCAGCCGGAGCGCGGCCAACGTCAGGAACGCGAGACCGAACAGGGCGTAGCCGGCCGAGAGCAGGAACTGCCCGGGATTCTGGTCGAGTTCATGGCGGACAGACATGCTGCTGCCCGAGTGCGGCACCCACCACAGCGAGAACGAGTAGAAGACCAGGAACGCCACCGAGGTCAG
Proteins encoded in this window:
- a CDS encoding MFS transporter, with protein sequence MRPARRPGQLLALILAAQFMALLDVFIVNVAAPTIGTELDASGAGLQLVVAGYGISYAVLLITGARLGDRLGHRRVHLAGIALFTAASLACGLSQGTGQLIAFRLVQGAGAAVMIPQVLSLIQRNFVGEARVRALGAYSAVLATGAAAGQVAGGVLVNADLFGTSWRPVFLVNVPIGIALLVVGARVLPKDRLDEPERARGLDLPGLVLLGGAVSLLTVPLVLGQEQDWPLWSWLSLASSAVLFTAFVAYEARLAARGGAPLIAPRVLRIPGMGRAIVRILLVMGVNAGFLFTLTLHFQGGLGHSALRAGLTFAPTAAVFGAIGLTWRRWPRRVQGALIPAGFALAAVSVAAVGLVLRDGGDGGFWLYVAFAGVGAGLALGFSPTLTGALATVRQEDAADASGLLATVTQLGQLIGVATFGTLFLNRLESAGALAGAQGSADALLVCAYALAAAAAVGAVSGLVRARR